The Gemmatimonadaceae bacterium genome contains the following window.
TTCACTGCCGCGCACATACCGGTCGAAGAAGTCCTTTGCGAACGCCGCGTCGCCGCTGACCTCGGCGAGCGCGGCCTCGACGTCCGCCACGGTGTAGCCGCGGACGGGCGCCAGCGACGACGTCTGCGGCCCGAAGCGCCGCCACATCGTGCGCATCACGTCATCCAGCGTGCGCGCCGGCGTGCGCGCGCGCAGGGTCAGGTCCAGCGCCAGCCCGATCGCCTCGCCGTACGTGTAGTACGAGATGAACATGTTGGCGCGGTTGTTCGGGTCGATGCTCGTCGCCGCATCCACGAACGGCGCCTGCTGGCTCATGCCCACGGGGCCGAAGAAGCGCCGCCCTGGGTGCTGCGAGACGGTGTTGATGGCGCCGGAGATGCGCTGCGCGTACTGCGGCGTGTCCATGATGCCCGCCCGGCGGATCACCAGCGGCCCGTAGTAGTTCGTGAAACCCTCGGCGAACCACAGCTCGCCGCTCATGTTGGCATCGCTGAAGTCGAAGGGCTCCAGCGCCGCGGGCCGGATGCGCTCGACATTCCACGCGTGGAAGAACTCGTGGCTCACGGTGCCGAGCAATCCTGCCGCCGAGCGTGCGAGCGAATTGCCCGAGGTCAGCGACGTCGAGTTGCGATGCTCCATCCCGTCGCCGGAGCAGTTGGGACGGTAGCAGGCGATGAACGTGTACGTGCCGTAGTCGAAGCGCGGCAACTCACCGAACACGGCGGTCATCTCGTCCACCACGCGCTTGGTCAGGTCGGCAAAGTTCGCGGCCTCGTCAGCGGTGCCCAGGTGGTTCAGTGCCAGTCGGATCGTCTGCTGGCGTTGACCGCTGCCCACCTGCCACTCCCGGATGTCGAGTCGGCCGAGGTGCGTCGGCGAGTCCATCAGGTACTGCAGGTGCGGGGCGCGGAACGTGTAGCGATCCGTCGTTGGGGCCAGCTGTGTCGCGACGCGCCACGAGCTGTCGGGCGGCACGAAGGTGACGATGATGCCGCGGTTGGCCAACGCCGGCGCGTAGGCCAGCGTGGCCGGGATGTTGAGGTGCGCGCGTGACTCATCCACCCCCGCGTAGGTGCCGTCCGCGCGGTCGGCAAAGAGCGTGTAGGCCACATCCACGCGGCCGCGATGCCCCCGCACCTCCCAGACGTTTGGCCGGACGCGCTGCACCTCGAGCGCACGTCCCGCGCCGTCTGTGGCACGGAACGCGTAGACGTTCTTGGAAAAGTCGTGCGCCGCGTAGCGGCCCGGTGAACTGCGGGCCATCCGCAGCTCCAGCGGCCCCGAGGGCACATCGCGATAGCTGATCGAGACCTCGGCCTCGTGATGCACGGCATTCGGGAAGCGCACTTCGATGCGCGTGTCGTTCGCGGATGCGGCGGGGGTCGCCTGTGCGGCCAGCGAGCCGGAGGCGAGACAGAGCGCGGCGAGCAGGGCAGTGGTCTTGGGCATCGGTCGGATTGGCACGCGGAGGGTCGGGAAGATCGACCGGAGGACGCTCGCAGCGGCGAGCGCCACGTCGGCCGGGACGAGGCTGTGACGTAGGAAAGATTGCGCGACGAGGAGGCTCGGCGCGACACTCCGGCATGCGATTGATCGCCCTCGCCCTGCTATTCGTTGGCGTCGTGGCCTGCGTTGACGATGACGACGTGCAGGTCATCGCGCACCGCGGGGCGTCCTGGGACGCACCGGAGCACACCTTCGCCAGTTGGGACCTGGCCCTGCGCCACGACGCCGACTGGCTCGAGTTCGACCTGCAGCAGGCGGCCGACGGCCAGTTGGTCGTGCTGCACGACGAGACCTTGGACCGTACGGCGCGCGGGCCGGTCGACGACTGCCGGGGCGACGTGCGCAGCAAGACGCTGCGGCAACTTGCCGGCTGCGACGTTGGCGTCTGGTTCAACGCGGACCACCCAGATCGCGCGTCGGATGCCTTCATCGGCGCGCGGATTCCCACGTTCGATGAAGCGCTCGCGCGCTTCGCGCCGAGGGCGCGGCTGTACATCGAAATCAAGAATCCTGACGAAGCGCCGGGGATGATCGACTCACTGCTTGCCGCACTCGGGCAGCACGGCCTGCTGATGCCAGAGGCAATCCGGCGGCGCCTGCTCGTGCAGTCCTTCAGCGCGGCGGCACTGCGTGAGCTGCACAGCAAGGCGCCACGGCTGCGCCTCGTGCAGCTGCTCGATGATCCGATCCCTGCGGATTCATTGGACGCCCGGTTCGCGGCTATCGCCGGCTACGCGGTGGGCGTCGGTCCGTCGCGTCGTATCGTCTCGGCACGTTTCGTCGAGCGCGCGCACGTGGCCGGGCTCGTCGTGCACCCGTACACGGTGAACGACTCCACGGTGATGGTCTATATGCTGGGGCTCGGGGTCGACGGGATGTTCACCGATCGACCCGACTTGATCCGGCGGCTAGTCAGCCGCTAGCCGGCTCGGCCGCCGACTCGTCGCGCGCCTCGCGAATCATTGCGATGGCCGAGATGTTCACGGCCACGTCCCCGACGGGCTTGTTCTCCGCAACCAGCACCGCCTTGCTGATGCCCACGAACTGGCCGCAGTGGTGCAGGTAGTCGCTCATCCGCTGCATCGGGGCCAGCGACATCGTGCCGCGCAGCGACTTGCCGCCCACCAGGTGCAGCTCCACCTCGCGCTCGCCCTGGCCGGAACCGGCCGGACCCACAACCGCCATGTTCGCGTCGGGCGCCGTCACCAGCACCGCCAACGCCGTCTGCACGATCAGGTGACCGCGCGCCTCCTGCAGCTTCGGTCGATGCGCGTCCACCATGTTCACGAAGCCGCCCTTGCGGCTGCCGAGGAACGCAACCAACGACATATCCTCGGCGATGTGGATTGCGCCTTCGACGAGATTGCCGTCGCG
Protein-coding sequences here:
- a CDS encoding M61 family metallopeptidase — its product is MPKTTALLAALCLASGSLAAQATPAASANDTRIEVRFPNAVHHEAEVSISYRDVPSGPLELRMARSSPGRYAAHDFSKNVYAFRATDGAGRALEVQRVRPNVWEVRGHRGRVDVAYTLFADRADGTYAGVDESRAHLNIPATLAYAPALANRGIIVTFVPPDSSWRVATQLAPTTDRYTFRAPHLQYLMDSPTHLGRLDIREWQVGSGQRQQTIRLALNHLGTADEAANFADLTKRVVDEMTAVFGELPRFDYGTYTFIACYRPNCSGDGMEHRNSTSLTSGNSLARSAAGLLGTVSHEFFHAWNVERIRPAALEPFDFSDANMSGELWFAEGFTNYYGPLVIRRAGIMDTPQYAQRISGAINTVSQHPGRRFFGPVGMSQQAPFVDAATSIDPNNRANMFISYYTYGEAIGLALDLTLRARTPARTLDDVMRTMWRRFGPQTSSLAPVRGYTVADVEAALAEVSGDAAFAKDFFDRYVRGSELPDYPRLLAAAGFVLRPAQAQQAWMGDTRLSGFEGEVVVAGPTTFGTPMYALGLDAGDRLLSMDGRGIGSTADVNAVLASHRPGDVIVVSWRSRGGDRSGQLTLQSNPRLEVLPIEETGTAPSAAQRAFREAWLSSKQR